The Lutra lutra chromosome 10, mLutLut1.2, whole genome shotgun sequence genome contains a region encoding:
- the HBE1 gene encoding hemoglobin subunit epsilon — translation MVHFSAEEKAAITGLWSKVHVEEAGGEALGRLLVVYPWTQRFFDNFGNLSSASAIMGNPKVKAHGKKVLTSFGDAIKNMDNLKGTFAKLSELHCDKLHVDPENFRLLGNVLVIILASHFGKEFTPEVQAAWQKLVAGVATALAHKYH, via the exons ATGGTGCATTTTAGTGCTGAGGAGAAGGCTGCTATCACTGGCCTGTGGAGCAAAGTGCATGTGGAAGAGGCTGGAGGCGAGGCCCTCGGCAG GCTCCTGGTTGTTTACCCCTGGACCCAGAGGTTCTTTGACAACTTCGGCAACctgtcctctgcctctgccatcaTGGGTAACCCCAAGGTCAAGGCCCATGGCAAGAAGGTGCTGACTTCTTTTGGAGATGCTATTAAGAACATGGACAATCTCAAGGGCACCTTTGCTAAGCTGAGTGAGCTGCACTGTGACAAGCTACACGTGGATCCTGAGAACTTTAGG CTCCTGGGCAACGTACTGGTGATCATTCTGGCTTCTCATTTTGGCAAGGAGTTCACCCCTGAGGTGCAGGCCGCTTGGCAGAAGCTGGTGGCTGGTGTTGCCACTGCTCTGGCCCACAAGTACCACTGA